One region of Anas acuta chromosome Z, bAnaAcu1.1, whole genome shotgun sequence genomic DNA includes:
- the GKAP1 gene encoding G kinase-anchoring protein 1, whose translation MAMESAIISSVPTTASRFALLQLESDTDSEPGKGRNGRRAGKSLASGCRSTNVKKREKRRKKREQQQSEANELRNLAFKKIPQKSSHGGSLSQQEQKLHATMKKNSQEENWQEWRQRDEQLTSEMFEADLEKALLLSKLEYEEHKKEYENNECTSPQSKSVNKKEKRKNQQGKDKPLTVPLKDFQSDSNIDNLAKKHEEVSSSQTSLSDGRFFNRLDDDVHKILKREKRRDQLADCNETDNCTSHEHNQESVMKNGRTEQLELELEKKDAEIQQLKNIITQWEAKYKEVKARNAQLLNMLQEGEMKDKAEILQQANESQIIKNELTLQVTTLHAALEQERSKVKLLQAELTKYQSWKRGKRHLESDQCR comes from the exons ATGGCAATGGAATCTGCTATAATCAGTTCAGTCCCTACCACTGCATCTCGTTTTGCCTTACTACAACTGGAAAGTGATACTGATTCAGAGcctggaaaaggcagaaatggcCGACGTGCTGGTAAATCTCTAGCTTCAGGGTGTAGATCTacaaatgtgaagaaaagagagaaaagaagaaaaaagagagaacagcagcagagtgAGGCCAATGAG CTCAGAAaccttgcttttaaaaagattcCTCAGAAATCTTCTCATGGAGGCAGTTTATCTCAGCAAGAACAAAAACTGCATGCTACGATGAAAAAGAACTCTCAGGAAGAAAATTGGCAAGAGTGGAGACAAAGAGATGAGCAG ctgACATCTGAAATGTTTGAAGCTGATCTTGAAAAAGCTTTGCTGCTGAGCAAACTGGAATATGAAGAGCACAAAAAG GAATATGAAAACAATGAATGTACTTCACCTCAGTCAAAGTCTGtgaataagaaagagaaaagaaagaaccaGCAAGGAAAAGACAAACCTCTCACTGTGCCCCTGAAAGATTTTCAGTCAGACAGTAATATAG aTAACCTTGCTAAAAAACATGAG GAGGTGAGCTCTTCCCAGACTTCATTGAGTGATGGAAGATTTTTCAACAGGCTAGATGATGATGTTcacaaaatacttaaaagagaaaaaagaagagaccAGCTTGCTGACTGCAATGAAACAGACAACTGCACATCTCATGAGCACAACCAG GAAAGTGttatgaaaaatggaagaacagAACAACTAGAGCTTGAGCTTGaaaagaaagatgcagaaattcagcaacttaaaaatataataaccCAGTGGGAG GCAAAGTATAAAGAAGTAAAAGCAAGAAATGCACAACTTCTGAATATGCTTCAAGAAGGTGAAA tgaaagacaaagcagaaatactCCAACAGGCTAATGAATCACAAATTATCAAAAATGAATTGACCTTACAG GTAACTACACTTCATGCTGCATTAG